In Ctenopharyngodon idella isolate HZGC_01 chromosome 1, HZGC01, whole genome shotgun sequence, a single genomic region encodes these proteins:
- the dla gene encoding delta-like protein A translates to MGRHLLLLFSILYMLLCQASSSGVFELKLQEFLNKKGVQGNKNCCKGGITTPYQQCECKTFFRICLKHYQPNASPEPPCTYGGTVTPVLGSNSFQVPDTLPDGSFTNPIRMNFGFTWPGTFSLIIEAVHADSKEDLTTENPERIISTMTTQRHLTVGEDWSQDLHSVGRTELKYSYRFVCDEHYYGEGCSVFCRPRDDAFGHFTCGERGEIICDAGWKGQYCTEPICLPGCDEEHGFCEKPGECKCRVGFKGRYCDECIRYPGCLHGTCQQPWQCNCQEGWGGLFCNQDLNYCTHHKPCLNGATCSNTGQGSYTCSCRPGFTGASCEIEVNECTGNPCRNGGSCTDMENTYSCACPPGFYGNNCELSAMTCADGPCFNGGRCADNPDGGYFCQCPTGYAGFNCEKKIDHCSSSPCSNGARCVDLVNSYLCQCPEGFTGMNCDRAGDECSLYPCQNGGTCQEGASGYICTCPPGYTGRNCSSPVSRCQHNPCHNGATCHERNNRYVCACVPGYGGRNCQFLLPDRASQIGSDVPWTAVGSGVLLVLLLVVACAVVVVCVRSKVQQRRRDREDEVANGENETINNLTNNCHRDKDLAVSVVGAPVKNINKKIDFHSDHDDLSMTTEKRSYKTRHAPADYNLVHEVKYEVKHEVKLEHAGKEMTAKELSDSCEDVKCQSLQDTSEFEEKRRKRLKSDASEKSKYSESRYSESKYSESKYSESKYSESNYSDSLYSESACASACASASTSACVDTKYKSVMVMSEEKDECVIATEV, encoded by the exons atgGGACGCCACTTACTGTTGCTCTTCTCCATCCTGTACATGCTGCTCTGCCAG GCGTCTTCCTCAGGCGTCTTCGAGCTGAAGTTGCAGGAGTTTTTGAACAAGAAGGGCGTACAAGGCAACAAGAACTGCTGTAAAGGTGGGATTACCACCCCATACCAGCAGTGCGAGTGCAAGACTTTTTTCCGCATCTGCTTAAAACATTATCAGCCCAATGCATCTCCAGAGCCACCCTGCACCTACGGAGGCACCGTCACCCCTGTGCTGGGGTCCAACTCTTTCCAAGTGCCAGATACCTTACCGGATGGTTCTTTCACCAATCCCATCAGGATGAATTTCGGTTTCACGTGGCCG GGAACCTTTTCTCTTATCATTGAAGCGGTGCATGCTGATTCCAAAGAGGATCTGACAACAG AAAACCCAGAGCGCATCATCAGCACCATGACCACCCAGAGGCACTTGACTGTGGGCGAGGACTGGTCCCAGGACCTGCACAGCGTGGGTCGAACCGAGCTCAAGTATTCCTACCGCTTTGTGTGTGATGAGCACTACTACGGCGAGGGATGCTCCGTGTTCTGCCGGCCCAGGGACGACGCATTCGGTCATTTCACCTGCGGAGAACGTGGAGAAATTATCTGCGACGCAGGGTGGAAGGGCCAGTATTGCACAGAAC CAATTTGCCTCCCGGGATGTGATGAGGAGCACGGCTTCTGCGAGAAACCCGGAGAGTGCAA GTGCAGAGTGGGCTTTAAAGGCCGCTACTGTGATGAGTGCATACGTTACCCAGGATGCCTTCATGGGACCTGCCAGCAACCATGGCAATGCAACTGCCAGGAAGGCTGGGGAGGCCTCTTCTGCAACCAAG ATCTGAACTACTGCACACATCATAAGCCCTGCCTGAATGGAGCCACTTGTAGTAACACCGGCCAGGGCAGCTACACCTGTTCCTGTCGCCCAGGATTCACTGGAGCCAGCTGTGAGATTGAGGTCAACGAATGCACTGGGAATCCCTGCCGCAACGGAGGAAGCTGCACT GACATGGAGAACACCTACAGCTGTGCCTGTCCGCCTGGTTTTTACGGCAACAACTGCGAGCTTAGCGCCATGACGTGTGCGGATGGGCCGTGCTTTAATGGCGGACGCTGCGCCGACAACCCAGATGGTGGCTACTTCTGCCAGTGTCCCACTGGATACGCAGGGTTCAACTGCGAGAAGAAGATCGACCATTGCTCCTCCAGTCCATGCTCAAACG GTGCACGCTGCGTCGACTTGGTGAACTCGTACCTGTGCCAGTGTCCAGAAGGGTTCACGGGTATGAACTGCGATCGCGCAGGGGACGAGTGCTCGCTGTACCCTTGCCAAAATGGCGGGACATGCCAGGAAGGTGCCAGTGGTTACATCTGCACATGCCCACCTGGTTACACCGGACGAAACTGCAGTTCACCTGTGAGCCGCTGCCAACACAACCCCTGCCATAATGGCGCCACCTGCCATGAGAGGAACAACCGCTACGTATGTGCTTGCGTCCCGGGATATGGAGGACGCAACTGCCAGTTCTTGCTTCCGGACAGAGCGTCCCAAATAGGCAGCGACGTTCCCTGGACTGCTGTGGGGTCGGGAGTCTTGCTGGTGCTGTTGTTGGTAGTCGCATGTGCCGTGGTGGTGGTTTGCGTTCGTTCGAAGGTTCAGCAGCGACGACGGGATAGAGAAGATGAGGTCGCCAACGGCGAAAATGAAACGATCAACAACCTTACAAACAACTGCCACCGTGACAAAGATCTGGCCGTAAGTGTCGTTGGGGCACCTGTCAAGAACATCAACAAGAAGATCGATTTTCACAGCGATCACGACGACCTGAGCATGACTACAGAGAAGAGGAGCTATAAGACGCGACATGCGCCTGCAGACTACAACCTGGTACATGAAGTAAAATATGAGGTGAAGCATGAGGTGAAACTGGAGCACGCTGGGAAGGAAATGACGGCGAAGGAGTTGTCCGATAGCTGCGAGGACGTAAAGTGCCAATCTCTGCAGGACACTTCCGAGTTCGAGGAGAAGCGCAGGAAACGTCTGAAAAG CGATGCATCAGAAAAGTCAAAATATTCAGAATCGAGGTATTCTGAATCAAAGTATTCTGAATCGAAGTACTCAGAATCAAAGTACTCAGAATCAAACTATTCCGATTCGCTGTATTCCGAGTCAGCATGTGCGTCGGCATGTGCATCGGCATCCACGTCGGCTTGTGTCGACACCAAATACAAATCCGTCATGGTGATGTCGGAGGAAAAAGATGAATGTGTAATTGCAACTGAG GTGTAA